In Leptospira langatensis, a single window of DNA contains:
- a CDS encoding helix-turn-helix transcriptional regulator: MREELDKDLEEEIEPREMNPTEYRLLTLLFNFFRFPDGLTLTSLRKIMEGFYDNENKDSDRRKLSRDIEELGALGFPIKYYPQKNGKDYVYVLTKDPLVRTLKFSEEELREISALLLKGYSETPKYELYTASRKIFARDLEYFPELKESPEDPKEEAGEAAFQILDALKNKSPIRIRYYKTFPEDAYWKEADPIRLIRKGGQDHYLLAYDREEKSKKRFILPKILTVEVLQGDLLYQARGAKKETEEDRIVHAALFPVHEAKLVEWVCREEGLVKAKLFLTGLPYEEKENTLRFRSTNLEGLLPFLWRWPDALESLEPVELRTVLQESLKEIGELYDSIKGK, from the coding sequence ATGAGAGAAGAACTAGACAAAGATTTAGAAGAAGAGATAGAGCCAAGGGAGATGAACCCGACAGAGTATCGTCTTTTGACCTTGCTCTTTAATTTCTTCCGATTTCCGGACGGCCTCACTCTGACTTCTCTCAGAAAGATCATGGAAGGATTTTACGATAACGAGAATAAGGACTCGGATCGTAGAAAATTATCCAGGGATATCGAGGAGCTAGGCGCTCTGGGCTTTCCGATCAAATACTATCCCCAAAAGAACGGAAAGGATTACGTATACGTTCTTACCAAGGATCCTTTGGTCCGTACCTTAAAATTCAGCGAAGAAGAATTGAGAGAGATCTCTGCTCTCTTGCTCAAGGGTTATTCTGAAACTCCAAAGTACGAATTATACACCGCTTCCAGAAAGATCTTCGCAAGAGATCTGGAATATTTCCCCGAGCTAAAAGAAAGTCCGGAAGATCCGAAAGAAGAAGCCGGAGAGGCGGCCTTTCAGATCCTGGACGCTCTTAAGAACAAGAGCCCGATCCGGATCCGATATTATAAAACCTTTCCGGAAGATGCCTATTGGAAGGAAGCGGATCCTATCCGTTTGATCCGAAAAGGCGGCCAGGATCATTATCTTCTCGCGTACGATAGAGAAGAAAAGTCCAAGAAAAGATTCATCCTTCCTAAGATACTCACCGTAGAAGTATTGCAGGGAGATCTTCTCTATCAAGCCAGAGGAGCTAAAAAGGAAACCGAAGAGGACAGGATCGTGCACGCGGCATTATTTCCTGTCCACGAGGCCAAACTAGTGGAATGGGTTTGCAGAGAAGAAGGTCTCGTAAAAGCGAAATTATTCCTGACAGGCTTGCCCTATGAGGAAAAGGAAAATACGTTGCGTTTCCGATCCACGAACCTAGAAGGACTTCTTCCTTTTCTTTGGAGATGGCCCGACGCATTGGAATCCTTGGAACCGGTAGAATTAAGAACGGTCTTGCAAGAGTCCCTAAAAGAGATCGGGGAATTGTACGATTCGATAAAAGGTAAATAA
- a CDS encoding DsbA family protein gives MKFPKRAIIVSSVLLVISLGQNIAENPPKKQEDSPNLFVQVNGKTFTILDVEKEMSQEYSDFVQETNDRIFQLLETLGVRKMLILEAKEKQLTLQEYSNQIHSSAKIPSESELKDLYQQLKDDGQISDTFEKARPQLLDYLVTVNQENVMRDEINRLKKKYKYVAKRPNILKEADIQGEPTRGGKNAKITIVEFSDFECPFCLKSQEVNREIRKKYGDKIKWVFKDFPLSFHSKAMGAHIAANCVFRQSPEKYWSYFDMLFAEVRPQEILTPAWLEQKAKDLKLDMPAYKACLKDESVQKEIEGDITEAARLGIKGTPTFIINGRMLEGAQPAEVFESYFDSE, from the coding sequence ATGAAATTTCCTAAAAGAGCAATCATAGTCAGTTCCGTATTATTGGTTATATCCCTTGGGCAGAATATCGCCGAAAATCCTCCTAAAAAGCAAGAAGACTCCCCCAATCTTTTCGTTCAAGTGAACGGCAAAACATTCACCATCCTGGATGTAGAGAAGGAGATGAGCCAAGAATACTCCGATTTTGTTCAGGAAACGAACGATCGCATTTTCCAGTTACTCGAGACCTTGGGAGTTCGCAAGATGTTGATCCTGGAAGCAAAGGAAAAACAGCTTACCTTACAGGAATATTCCAATCAGATCCATAGTTCTGCAAAGATCCCTTCCGAGAGTGAGCTCAAGGATCTATACCAGCAATTGAAGGATGACGGGCAGATCTCGGATACCTTCGAAAAAGCCCGTCCGCAACTGCTGGACTATCTCGTTACAGTAAATCAAGAAAACGTAATGAGAGATGAGATCAATCGTCTCAAGAAGAAATACAAATACGTCGCCAAGCGCCCCAATATCCTAAAGGAAGCGGATATACAAGGAGAACCCACTCGGGGAGGAAAGAACGCAAAGATCACGATCGTAGAATTCTCCGATTTCGAATGTCCTTTTTGCCTGAAATCCCAGGAAGTCAACCGAGAGATCCGAAAGAAGTACGGGGACAAGATCAAATGGGTCTTTAAGGATTTTCCTTTGAGTTTTCATTCCAAGGCAATGGGAGCCCATATCGCCGCAAATTGTGTGTTCCGCCAAAGTCCTGAAAAATATTGGAGTTATTTCGATATGCTTTTTGCGGAAGTGAGGCCTCAGGAAATATTAACCCCTGCCTGGTTGGAGCAGAAGGCGAAGGACTTAAAGTTAGATATGCCCGCCTACAAGGCCTGTCTGAAGGACGAGTCGGTCCAAAAAGAGATCGAAGGAGATATTACAGAAGCTGCTAGATTGGGGATCAAGGGAACTCCTACCTTCATCATTAACGGAAGAATGTTGGAAGGAGCGCAGCCTGCCGAAGTATTCGAGAGTTATTTCGACTCGGAATGA
- a CDS encoding DegT/DnrJ/EryC1/StrS family aminotransferase produces MSAETEVLEKPSRKKTDIEFHKPTLSREDLKTVLEALVEDHLASGSVTHKFEKAFSSTFRTKQVISANSLTAAYHLALLALEIQPGDKVAISTFAPLAALDAIFLIQAQPQVIDMEKHSFHICPQSLASALEDESIKAVIVDHTFGSLADFSKYNFKSRPVIEDFSEAVGARTETFTPGKQGKISICGLSIEYLITTGNGALICTDDDSIAKKIRARKEGRDPYPRKEGQPRLDYDMIDYQAALGIEQLSNLGVILERKRKIAQVYLQAIQGSQVSSHFNDPNTDTFNRFVILAPGNYEQVERYFRSLQIGTRRTVQEPIHHILDLPNSDFPNGERLYQRGHCIPIYPNLTKDNVQRISQAIRRIY; encoded by the coding sequence ATGAGCGCGGAAACCGAAGTTTTAGAAAAACCAAGTCGGAAGAAAACGGATATCGAGTTCCATAAGCCTACCCTTTCCCGGGAAGATCTAAAGACCGTCTTGGAAGCATTGGTAGAAGATCATCTCGCCTCCGGTTCGGTAACCCATAAATTCGAGAAGGCATTCTCTTCTACCTTTCGCACTAAGCAAGTAATCTCTGCTAACAGCCTGACCGCAGCATATCATTTGGCTCTCTTGGCCCTAGAGATCCAACCGGGAGATAAGGTTGCAATTTCGACCTTCGCGCCTCTTGCAGCACTAGATGCAATTTTCTTAATACAGGCCCAGCCACAAGTGATCGATATGGAGAAGCATTCCTTCCATATCTGCCCTCAATCCCTCGCTTCCGCTTTGGAAGATGAGAGCATCAAGGCAGTGATCGTAGACCATACTTTTGGTTCTCTCGCAGACTTCTCCAAATACAATTTCAAATCGCGTCCGGTGATCGAAGACTTCTCCGAAGCCGTAGGAGCGAGAACCGAGACCTTTACTCCAGGAAAGCAGGGAAAAATTTCCATCTGCGGTCTTTCCATCGAATACCTGATCACCACCGGGAACGGCGCCTTGATCTGCACAGACGACGATTCTATCGCTAAGAAGATCCGCGCCAGAAAAGAAGGAAGAGATCCGTATCCTCGTAAAGAAGGCCAACCTAGATTGGATTACGATATGATCGATTACCAAGCGGCTCTTGGGATCGAACAACTTTCCAACCTGGGTGTGATCCTAGAGAGAAAAAGAAAGATCGCTCAAGTTTATCTGCAAGCGATCCAAGGCTCTCAAGTAAGTTCTCATTTCAACGACCCTAATACGGACACCTTCAATCGTTTTGTGATCCTCGCTCCTGGAAATTACGAACAAGTAGAGAGATATTTCCGCTCTCTGCAGATCGGAACTCGCAGGACCGTTCAGGAACCGATCCATCATATTTTGGATCTGCCAAATTCCGATTTCCCTAACGGCGAAAGACTGTACCAAAGAGGACATTGCATTCCTATTTATCCGAACCTTACTAAGGATAATGTTCAGAGAATTTCTCAGGCGATCCGCAGAATTTACTGA
- a CDS encoding DJ-1/PfpI family protein produces the protein MEQNIFSLLKIRSISNKQAWAFFLFLGFAGFGFFLFENCLAVSSPSHSPESIPEEVSASIPSYQARFGRKRPVIAVVGDNEYTELTDFVVPYGTLKEANLADVYALGTQIGSMRMFPALSIQIQNTMKSFDSQYPEGADYVIVPAMHNSKNAEILLWLKAQKEKGATIVGVCDGVWVLANAGLLQDHKATGHWFSLSKLEKEFPETKWIRNRRYISDRKIITTTGVTASIPVSLALIEAISGTERAAKVASSLGAKDWKPTHRSADFYLGSSHIYTAAKNLLSFWSQDEIGVPISEGIDEISLALVADSYSRTYKSEAVSISDSDRIIRSKRGLLFLPDRKEKKADRISENWDKDLPVYALNRTLSEISDLYGTKTAAFVALQIEYPWGNP, from the coding sequence ATGGAACAAAACATTTTCAGCCTTCTCAAAATCAGATCGATCTCAAACAAACAAGCTTGGGCCTTCTTTCTTTTCCTAGGCTTTGCCGGTTTCGGTTTCTTTCTTTTCGAAAATTGCCTGGCGGTGTCCTCCCCTTCTCATAGTCCTGAGAGTATTCCGGAAGAAGTTTCCGCGTCGATTCCCAGTTACCAGGCTCGCTTCGGACGAAAGCGTCCTGTGATCGCAGTTGTGGGAGACAACGAGTATACGGAGCTGACCGATTTTGTGGTCCCATACGGAACTCTAAAGGAAGCGAATCTTGCGGATGTATATGCTCTCGGAACCCAGATCGGAAGCATGAGGATGTTTCCCGCTCTTTCTATCCAGATCCAAAACACGATGAAGAGTTTCGACTCACAATATCCAGAGGGTGCGGACTATGTGATCGTTCCCGCAATGCATAATTCTAAGAATGCTGAGATCCTTCTCTGGCTGAAGGCTCAGAAAGAAAAAGGCGCGACCATTGTTGGGGTTTGTGACGGGGTTTGGGTACTTGCCAATGCAGGTCTATTGCAAGATCATAAGGCGACTGGACACTGGTTTTCTCTTTCTAAATTGGAGAAGGAATTTCCGGAAACAAAATGGATCCGAAATAGAAGGTACATTTCAGATCGCAAGATCATTACTACTACGGGAGTCACTGCTTCTATTCCGGTTTCCCTTGCCTTAATAGAAGCGATCTCAGGAACGGAACGAGCCGCAAAAGTTGCCTCTTCCTTAGGAGCGAAGGATTGGAAGCCTACTCATAGAAGTGCAGATTTTTATTTAGGTTCTTCTCATATCTATACTGCCGCCAAGAATCTTCTGTCATTTTGGTCTCAGGACGAGATCGGAGTGCCCATCTCGGAAGGAATAGATGAGATCAGCCTGGCTCTCGTTGCAGATTCCTATTCCAGGACTTACAAGAGCGAAGCGGTTTCTATTTCGGATTCGGATCGAATTATTCGAAGTAAAAGAGGTCTTCTTTTCCTTCCGGATAGAAAAGAGAAGAAGGCGGATCGTATATCAGAAAATTGGGATAAAGATCTGCCTGTCTACGCTCTGAACAGAACTCTTTCAGAGATCTCGGATCTTTATGGGACTAAAACGGCAGCCTTTGTGGCCTTGCAGATCGAATATCCTTGGGGAAATCCATAA
- a CDS encoding efflux RND transporter permease subunit, producing the protein MNIALLSIKRPILITSLVILMLITGVFSLGQMGVDLFPDVNIPVVSVTTIYPGAGPEEIEELISKPLEEELSSIAGLKKITSRNQEGVSVVAGEFTLSTDIKYAEQQFRDKTALVRPKLPDGIKEPKVVRFDPADQPIIRLAVFADLGQAKLYDLAKETVKAKLEQIAGVGSVKLVGGTRREIQIELDRNKLISYQMPMVVIANRLKTAGLNVPVGKFDSGAKETSYRTLGRYESLSQIENTIVSFGGDVGNSVLIKQLGTVRDGTEDEETLGYLWASKSDAVEEEEAGLLTHPFIWIRQFPGRIGRMINRIRGAKEEAPPEKELKPALFIDVYKQSGANTVAVADEVLKRIDKLNADIQPLEGKPKIRLIRDGSRWIRYNVEDVTEAIVLGILLAVITVYFFLGNLRSTIITGLALPNSLLGAFIIMWVMGFTINVMTLLALSLAVGLLVDDAIVVRENIFRKLEEGANVLEASEKGTMEVALAVIGTSLTVIAVFFPVGFLSGIVGQFFKQFGLTVVFAMIISLFDGLFVAPMLSAYFAGKLSHDKKNAAVEAFDRFQTWLEKIYGIIMRYALAHPGKIILLTVFIFIASFFVNAKFVKKTFLPPNDQGEFLVTLDLPPGTSLQGTKEVSDKVLTELQKFPEMDKIAITIGKPDGGEPNTAVLAIALVSSKKRSRDTTAVKEDIRKMLKAFEYARPAVSDYSAVGGGVQYPFQLVLKGNNLDEVEAYSKKVIDRLKNVKDLADIDTDFRGGKPEYQILLDNLRMQLVGVLPGVAGSELRYQIAGDQVSKFYDKGIEYEVRMRLKPEQRNLRAAYGQTKVPNIANRLIPLNAISTGKENLGPSRINRIDRARAIVVNANLAPGGAIGTAMEEVNKILSTDLKPPPGVRYNFQGQSEDLKELFLNIIIAFGLALIFIYLVLSSLYESFITPVTILFAIPPAISGAFFALFITGEMLNIFSMIGLILLMGLVAKNSILLVDYAMQAIRERGITRNEAIFEAGVVRLRPILMTSIAMIMGTVPIALGLGEAAKSRTAMGIAIIGGLILSTLVTLIVVPSIFGGIDRFREWIEGKFRPDMSATIDSHSGAAHESIAKDSSLEVWAKEVESKSKSKKTTGTKKKG; encoded by the coding sequence TTGAATATCGCACTCCTTTCCATTAAACGTCCTATCCTGATAACAAGCTTAGTGATCCTAATGTTGATCACAGGGGTCTTCTCCTTAGGCCAAATGGGCGTGGATCTATTTCCGGATGTAAACATTCCGGTGGTGTCCGTGACCACGATCTATCCAGGAGCTGGACCGGAAGAGATCGAGGAATTGATCTCAAAGCCGTTAGAAGAAGAACTCTCTTCTATCGCAGGATTGAAGAAGATCACTTCCAGAAACCAAGAAGGGGTTTCTGTGGTCGCGGGAGAATTTACTCTCTCTACAGATATCAAATACGCCGAGCAGCAATTCCGAGATAAGACTGCATTAGTAAGACCTAAACTTCCGGACGGGATCAAGGAACCTAAGGTGGTTCGTTTCGATCCGGCAGACCAACCGATTATCCGTTTGGCAGTGTTTGCGGATCTTGGTCAGGCAAAGTTATACGACCTCGCAAAGGAAACCGTAAAGGCTAAACTAGAACAGATCGCCGGTGTGGGCTCCGTGAAATTAGTCGGAGGAACCAGAAGAGAGATCCAGATCGAATTGGATCGGAACAAATTGATTTCCTATCAAATGCCAATGGTCGTGATCGCAAATCGACTCAAGACCGCAGGCCTGAACGTCCCAGTAGGAAAATTCGATTCTGGCGCTAAGGAAACTTCTTACAGAACATTAGGAAGATATGAATCTCTTTCTCAGATCGAGAACACGATCGTTTCCTTCGGAGGAGACGTAGGTAATTCCGTACTGATCAAACAACTCGGGACTGTACGAGACGGGACCGAGGACGAAGAAACCCTGGGATATCTATGGGCTTCTAAAAGCGACGCGGTAGAAGAAGAGGAAGCCGGACTTCTCACTCACCCTTTCATCTGGATACGCCAATTTCCCGGAAGAATCGGAAGAATGATCAATCGCATCCGTGGAGCGAAAGAAGAAGCTCCTCCGGAGAAGGAACTAAAACCTGCCCTATTCATTGACGTATACAAACAATCGGGTGCGAACACCGTAGCAGTGGCGGACGAGGTCCTCAAACGGATCGATAAGTTGAATGCGGATATCCAACCTTTGGAAGGCAAACCGAAGATCCGATTGATACGGGACGGTTCCAGATGGATCCGCTACAACGTAGAGGACGTAACCGAAGCAATCGTCTTAGGGATACTTCTCGCGGTGATCACAGTTTACTTTTTCTTGGGGAACTTAAGATCAACGATCATCACAGGACTCGCCTTGCCTAACTCACTTTTAGGCGCATTCATCATCATGTGGGTGATGGGATTCACCATTAACGTTATGACTCTATTGGCCCTCTCTCTTGCCGTGGGTCTACTCGTGGACGACGCGATCGTGGTCCGAGAGAATATTTTCCGGAAATTAGAAGAAGGTGCGAACGTCCTAGAAGCCTCCGAAAAAGGAACCATGGAAGTGGCACTCGCCGTCATCGGGACCTCTTTGACAGTGATCGCAGTATTCTTTCCGGTAGGGTTCTTGTCGGGGATCGTAGGCCAGTTCTTCAAGCAGTTCGGACTGACTGTGGTATTCGCCATGATCATTTCTCTCTTCGACGGATTGTTCGTGGCTCCAATGCTTTCGGCTTATTTCGCAGGAAAACTGAGTCATGATAAGAAGAACGCCGCCGTCGAGGCTTTCGATCGATTCCAAACCTGGCTGGAAAAGATCTATGGGATCATCATGCGCTATGCGTTGGCTCACCCAGGAAAGATCATTCTTCTCACAGTATTTATCTTTATCGCCTCCTTCTTCGTAAATGCTAAGTTCGTGAAGAAGACATTCCTTCCTCCAAACGACCAAGGAGAATTCTTGGTGACTCTTGATCTTCCTCCGGGCACGAGCTTGCAAGGAACGAAAGAAGTATCCGATAAGGTCTTAACAGAACTTCAAAAATTCCCGGAGATGGATAAGATCGCGATCACAATCGGAAAACCGGATGGAGGAGAACCGAATACTGCGGTACTAGCGATCGCATTAGTCTCTTCCAAGAAAAGAAGCAGGGATACGACTGCTGTCAAAGAGGATATTCGTAAGATGCTCAAAGCATTCGAATATGCAAGACCTGCCGTTTCCGATTATTCTGCCGTTGGTGGCGGGGTTCAATATCCGTTCCAGCTAGTCCTCAAAGGGAATAATCTGGATGAAGTGGAAGCATATTCTAAAAAAGTAATAGATCGTTTGAAAAACGTGAAGGACTTGGCGGATATCGATACGGACTTCAGAGGCGGTAAACCGGAATACCAGATCTTATTGGATAATCTCAGAATGCAATTGGTCGGGGTCCTTCCTGGTGTTGCCGGTTCCGAATTGAGATACCAGATCGCAGGGGACCAAGTAAGTAAGTTCTACGATAAGGGGATCGAGTATGAGGTCCGGATGAGATTGAAGCCGGAGCAAAGGAACCTGAGAGCGGCTTATGGCCAAACCAAGGTCCCGAACATCGCAAACAGGCTCATCCCTTTGAATGCAATCAGTACTGGTAAGGAAAACCTAGGACCCTCTCGGATCAACCGTATCGATAGAGCAAGAGCCATTGTAGTAAATGCGAACCTGGCTCCAGGCGGCGCCATCGGAACCGCTATGGAAGAAGTGAACAAGATCCTTTCTACCGATCTAAAGCCTCCTCCAGGAGTTCGTTATAATTTCCAAGGGCAATCCGAGGATTTGAAAGAATTGTTCTTAAACATCATCATCGCTTTCGGTTTGGCTTTGATCTTCATTTACTTGGTTCTTTCTTCTTTGTACGAATCCTTTATCACACCGGTTACGATCCTATTCGCGATCCCTCCTGCGATTTCGGGAGCATTCTTCGCGTTATTCATCACCGGAGAAATGCTGAACATCTTCTCTATGATCGGATTGATCCTTCTCATGGGATTGGTGGCAAAGAACTCCATCCTTCTTGTGGACTATGCAATGCAAGCCATCCGAGAAAGAGGGATCACTCGGAACGAAGCCATCTTCGAAGCGGGAGTCGTTCGTTTGCGTCCGATCTTGATGACTTCCATCGCGATGATCATGGGAACCGTTCCGATCGCTTTAGGTTTGGGAGAAGCGGCCAAGTCCAGAACTGCGATGGGGATCGCGATCATCGGCGGTTTGATCCTTTCTACTCTGGTGACCTTGATCGTGGTTCCTTCTATCTTTGGTGGGATCGACCGATTCCGTGAATGGATCGAAGGTAAATTCCGTCCTGATATGAGTGCTACGATCGATTCTCATAGCGGGGCCGCTCATGAGAGCATCGCAAAAGATTCTTCCTTAGAAGTTTGGGCGAAAGAAGTAGAGTCTAAATCAAAATCTAAGAAAACAACAGGGACGAAGAAGAAGGGTTAA
- a CDS encoding GNAT family N-acetyltransferase — protein sequence MGSGIVQNKQKLERKLEVRIAENQLEIERTLALRYDVFNLELGEGLPQSAATRKDRDEYDLFCDHLIVVDANRNDMIVGTYRILRRSVAKANIGFYSDNEFDITKIYELEREPAEIGRSCVHPEYRDGSVISLLWAGLAQYMKKNNIGYLFGCGSVHSTDAQAANDAYAFLKSKSALAGEAFNVKPLPGYEMEGFDPAYAPADIKEVSKRIPALIKGYIRAGSLICGTPALDTVFKTTDFFILFDIKDIEARYSKHYLESN from the coding sequence ATGGGATCAGGAATAGTCCAAAACAAGCAAAAACTAGAGCGTAAACTGGAAGTAAGGATCGCAGAGAACCAACTCGAGATCGAGAGAACCTTAGCTTTACGTTATGATGTGTTCAATCTTGAATTGGGAGAAGGCTTGCCTCAATCGGCTGCTACTCGCAAGGATAGAGACGAGTACGATCTATTTTGCGACCATCTTATCGTTGTGGACGCAAACCGAAATGATATGATCGTCGGAACATATCGAATTCTACGCCGCAGCGTTGCTAAGGCAAATATCGGATTCTACTCCGATAACGAGTTCGATATCACTAAAATCTACGAGCTGGAAAGAGAACCAGCTGAGATCGGACGTAGCTGCGTTCACCCTGAATACAGAGACGGATCGGTAATTTCTCTTCTTTGGGCGGGACTCGCTCAATACATGAAAAAGAACAATATTGGATATCTGTTCGGTTGTGGATCCGTTCACAGTACCGATGCGCAGGCTGCTAACGATGCTTATGCTTTCTTGAAAAGTAAAAGTGCTTTAGCAGGAGAAGCTTTCAATGTGAAGCCTCTACCTGGATACGAAATGGAAGGTTTCGATCCTGCCTACGCTCCTGCGGATATTAAGGAAGTTTCCAAAAGAATTCCAGCTTTGATCAAAGGATATATCCGTGCAGGATCCTTGATCTGTGGAACTCCAGCTTTGGATACGGTTTTCAAAACTACCGACTTCTTTATCTTATTCGATATCAAAGACATCGAAGCAAGATACAGCAAACACTATCTCGAGTCTAACTAA
- a CDS encoding M48 family metallopeptidase gives MKLKHILFFLFLAQIGFTLIMKYFSYEGDTSPELHERILKYFTEEDIQAGTEYDRRGFWVSVLSSLLDFALAGIFVFTPISERLENYLQRKTKERFYLVVLSFFLVFYLVEFLVSLPFSYYFGYVLEHKFQFSNMTLMDWVVLKSKSFGLGLAFGAIGILVITFVLKNFPRLWKWMVPAISLGFGLLASVLFPILITPIFYDYHPIEEGSLKTKILALCDHAQIKVENIYVIDESRYSGHTNAYFTGWGENKKIFLYDTLIKNHTEEEVVSVLGHEIGHWIHNHQLIDIAISTFEVLLLCFAIGFLFQKAKEEGLLPLKEFYSPSSLPFLFMVLSIIGSFTQPISSTISRIFEVEADREALNLTHDKKSFISTEIKLAKDNKSRLNPHKFEVIYEHSHPTALERIEMAEKY, from the coding sequence ATGAAACTAAAACATATACTCTTCTTTTTATTTTTGGCCCAGATCGGGTTCACACTGATCATGAAATATTTCTCCTACGAAGGAGATACATCCCCAGAGCTACATGAAAGAATTCTAAAGTATTTCACCGAAGAGGACATCCAAGCGGGAACCGAATACGATAGAAGGGGATTCTGGGTCTCGGTGCTTTCTTCCCTACTCGATTTTGCTTTAGCGGGGATCTTCGTATTCACTCCTATCTCGGAAAGATTGGAGAATTATCTACAAAGGAAGACCAAGGAGAGATTCTATCTCGTAGTACTTTCTTTCTTTTTGGTGTTCTATCTGGTGGAATTCTTAGTCTCTCTTCCTTTCAGTTATTATTTCGGATACGTACTAGAACATAAATTCCAATTCTCTAATATGACTCTCATGGATTGGGTCGTCTTGAAAAGCAAATCCTTCGGTTTAGGATTGGCCTTCGGGGCAATTGGGATCTTAGTCATCACATTCGTACTGAAGAATTTTCCAAGATTATGGAAATGGATGGTCCCAGCCATTTCTCTAGGATTCGGGCTTCTTGCCTCCGTATTGTTCCCGATCCTCATCACGCCTATCTTTTACGATTACCATCCCATCGAAGAGGGAAGTCTGAAGACGAAGATCCTGGCCCTCTGCGATCATGCCCAGATCAAGGTAGAGAATATCTACGTCATAGACGAGAGCCGATATTCCGGACATACGAACGCCTACTTTACCGGTTGGGGAGAGAACAAGAAGATCTTCCTCTATGATACTTTGATCAAAAACCATACCGAAGAAGAAGTAGTGAGCGTACTCGGACATGAGATTGGTCATTGGATACACAATCACCAACTCATCGATATTGCGATTAGCACCTTCGAGGTACTACTCTTATGCTTCGCGATCGGCTTCTTATTCCAAAAAGCAAAAGAAGAAGGGCTGCTTCCTTTAAAGGAGTTTTATTCTCCGTCTTCTTTGCCTTTCTTGTTTATGGTACTCTCCATTATCGGATCGTTTACCCAACCTATTTCGAGTACGATCTCTAGGATCTTCGAGGTGGAAGCGGATCGGGAGGCTTTAAATCTTACTCATGATAAGAAGTCCTTTATTAGTACGGAGATCAAATTGGCTAAAGACAATAAATCCAGATTGAACCCGCATAAATTCGAAGTGATCTATGAACATTCTCATCCGACCGCGCTCGAGAGAATAGAAATGGCCGAAAAATACTGA
- a CDS encoding helix-turn-helix domain-containing protein: protein MYAFLVFGSGLAFLLGLADLLSFYGKRSQKEREVRSGSEVQSILSKPERLTVPTLFFCVSIVQMHLYLELSEQISDFPWFAEAHIPILFLIGPLTYLYFQKLTGAKTTRLGGSHFLPAIFAFLVLLPFFVRSTEEKLRFLQNEGTSDPYSLIILLLLALATILNLAYPGALFRTVWRWRSKAEEEQRKSFSPILALFSATLFVLLLFVIAQIFYMPLFLVAASGLTVIISCIFLIRASNPDLMDSFRKNSREARYQESRISGLDVEALLLRLEELMREKKLYLDEDLSLGNLSQELGLSTHQLSEILNSRLQIGFREYIAGFRLEEAARILREEPQRSVLSAAYAAGFKSKSAFHKLFQEKYGTSPTSFRSSPTK, encoded by the coding sequence ATGTACGCCTTTCTTGTTTTCGGGTCCGGATTGGCCTTTCTACTCGGCCTTGCGGATCTACTTTCCTTTTACGGAAAGAGATCTCAGAAAGAAAGAGAGGTAAGATCCGGTTCCGAAGTGCAAAGCATTCTTTCCAAGCCGGAAAGACTCACTGTCCCGACCTTATTCTTCTGCGTTTCCATTGTACAAATGCATCTGTATCTGGAATTGTCTGAGCAGATTTCGGATTTTCCTTGGTTTGCAGAAGCGCATATTCCTATTCTATTCTTGATCGGGCCACTTACGTATTTGTATTTCCAGAAACTCACTGGGGCAAAGACCACAAGGCTGGGTGGATCCCATTTTCTTCCGGCAATATTCGCATTTCTGGTCCTTCTTCCTTTCTTTGTACGTAGTACGGAGGAGAAGCTTCGCTTTCTGCAGAATGAAGGAACAAGCGATCCATACTCGCTGATTATCCTTCTTTTATTAGCGCTCGCGACCATATTGAATCTGGCCTATCCTGGCGCATTATTCAGAACGGTATGGCGTTGGAGGTCCAAGGCTGAGGAAGAACAACGCAAATCATTTTCACCTATCTTGGCCTTATTCTCGGCTACGTTGTTCGTACTTCTTCTTTTTGTGATCGCTCAGATCTTCTATATGCCCTTGTTCTTGGTCGCTGCAAGCGGACTCACTGTGATCATCTCCTGCATTTTTCTCATCCGAGCATCGAATCCGGATCTGATGGATTCCTTTCGCAAAAATTCCAGAGAAGCACGTTATCAGGAAAGCCGCATCTCAGGCTTGGATGTGGAAGCGCTGCTTCTTAGGTTAGAAGAATTGATGCGAGAAAAGAAACTGTATCTAGACGAGGACTTGAGCCTGGGAAATCTCTCTCAAGAACTGGGTTTAAGCACGCATCAACTCTCTGAGATATTAAATTCCCGTTTGCAGATCGGATTCAGGGAATATATAGCCGGTTTTAGATTAGAAGAAGCCGCGAGGATCTTACGGGAAGAGCCGCAACGCTCCGTACTCTCTGCGGCATATGCGGCAGGCTTTAAATCCAAATCCGCATTTCACAAATTATTTCAGGAGAAGTATGGGACTTCTCCTACTTCCTTTCGGTCTTCTCCAACAAAGTAA